tttatttttctaagcgaTATAAACAATCGAAcaatcgtttttagaaaaaaaaaattcgaattatttatttttagccaaAGAAACAGAGCCTTttaagcatatatatatatatatatatatatatatatatatatatacacacatttgaaaagaaaaaaaaatgcactatTTATAGACAAGTAGGCGACATTGCGAAGTTTCTTGTGCTAATGATGTATAATTTCACCTAGCTACTTCAACTGCAAAAATTGAATGTATAAGGTATTATGTCCTtcacttatttgaaaaatcgaattgaattttttaggtaataTATGGTAATATGaactctgaaaaaaaaaattagtagctCGTCTACATTGTTTTCGAACGTCTAGGCCAGAGCTATTATTTCGTCTCAACTATAAATTTCTCGTCGATCCATATATATACAAGTTACCCTAAGTTGTTATTCGTGTGGAAATATGGGTCATTATGCAAGTTGCTGTGAAGATGTCCCTTCTTGGGACGTCTCCTAtgaggaaaaatcaaaagaagatgaagaacttTCTTTTTGCAAGAAGAAACATGCACAAACGAACAAAACACATGCAATTTAAAATACCACACAACCCAAATGTCCACGAATTGTTGTCTTTCTAACTTGGTTCATCTAGTTGGAGACAACAGGCACTATTCGAGGTCTATACTTGTACCTGCTAGCAGCAAACAGGTACACGAAGAAGTTGCTAATACTCAGGATTGAAAGCAGCATATAGAACAGATTCAAATGGTTCCTATTAATGTTGTTCCCTGCAAGCCAACCGCCACTCCTGGTCACGCCCTCTGTTGCCCTGTTCACAATCTTGACCAATATGCTGCTGAAGAAAAATCCAAGCGCCATGGAGCACCACAGGAAGCAGGTCGAGAGCGACTTGATCCCCTTTGGCGCCTCGGAGTAGAATAACTCTAGGAGTCCGACATACGTGAACATGTCAGCGATCCCAAAGATGAAGTACTGGAAGGAGAGCCAGAACACGCTCATGGGCAGCGGCTGAGCGACAGGTATTGCATCAAGCATGCCATGGTCGCGGGCCACCTTTTTCCGCTTCACCTCCACTGTCGCAGCCACGGCCATCGAGATCGATGATAGAACAAGCCCGACACCTATTCTCTGCAGGTGGGTTATGCCTGTCGGGTGGCCTGTGATTTTCCTGGCAAATGGGACGATCAACCGGTCGTAAACGGGGACTATGATGATGAGGAAGGATACCGGGATGATGGGGAGCGAGGCTGGTGGGATCTTGAACGAACCTATGCTTGTATCCATTGTTAGGCCCTGTTGGATGGAGAAGGTCTGGAGCTGAGCCAGGCAAAGGGTCATGATAATAGTGCAGCAGAAGATTGGAAGCATGCCGAGAACGATTTTTGCACTCTCCACTTGTGTCATCCGGCACATCTTCCATGGGTTCTGAGATTCGGATTGCCTGTGTTGCAGTGCTGGTGTATCCTTCACGGCCGCCTTGTCTAGAAACCTGAGATTCTATTGATATAATTTGTCAGGAGATCATAAACTTGAATAAATGTCCTTTTCCTCGTAGGGAAAGCAATGTGCAATGACCTGAAAGTATCTCTGTGAGGTAGAAACTCTTCTTCTCCAGCAGCTTCCGCATCTTTGTCAATCTCGTACAGCTCCGCTGGGTCCTCAGGGAGTTGAAGCTTTCTATTTCGAATCGCGGCAACATATACCTGAGAGCCATCAGTGAGAGCAACCACAATTAGAGCCCTGAATATTTTTCTGTCTTGGGATGATGCTGATCATAAGTTAGGACGAAGCCAATTAAGGCGCTTTCATAGACCTGGACGATTTCGACAATTGTATTGGTTCCTTGAACGGGCTGTATCCAGTGCATCGGCGATCCTAATGTGAATAACACCACGCCCAAGAACATGGCTATAGTAGATAACCCAAAGCCCCTGTCCCATCCTTTGTTGTCCTGTATCCACACGATGAGTGTCAAACTAGCTGCGCCACCGAGACACACTATTAGCAACACCAAGTTGAAGAAGCTCGACATGCTCCTTGCTTCCCTAGGGTCCTTATCGTCAAACTGGTCAGCTCCGTGGGCTGGCAACGCAGCTTTGATTCCGGCTGAACCAACAGCCAACAGGTACAACGCGATGAAGAAAAGAGCAGCATTTCCGCCCCCAACTTTTTCGCAGTGAGCTGTAGGGTTGAATATGTTGCACGTTGGTGGACGAAGCCCGGGATAGTGAGCTTGTACAGTTAGTAATGCCAGTCCCTGAACagaacaaaagaagatgatcatcATCATAATTTTCGAGATGCAGTTCATTAGCTTGCCACATGTTCAAGAGAAATAAATGCCCGTGAAATTTGCACCAAGAATTCGACGCAGCCTGAAATGAGAGTGGCATTGAATCTGCCCATGTACATGTCTGCTAAGGCGGCCACAACAATGGACAGAATGTAGGAAGAGCCCATGAAGTTGGTGAGCTGGTTGGCGGCATCGGCAAAGTCATAGTGCAAGACCCCGTTGAAGTATGTCACCAAGTTCACAGCCAGCGCAATAGTCGCCATCTGCTCAAACCCGAAAGTGGCTGTGACAATAGATGCAAAAACGTTGAAACATGAACCATTCAAGAAACATCTCGACAAGGCAAAGACTACGCATAGTCCGAAATTCTTTTCCTCCCTCTGGGGGGTTTTCGGTTTTAACTTTTACCTGACTTTGAACTGTAATTCACTAAGCTAAAGACTACGCATTCGACTTGGTTGAATCATTAACTTGGGCAAATATGACGCCATACCGAGAATAAGCAAACCAATTCGCATTCCTCCATGTTTATGCCTTAGAGCCGTTCTTCCCTTCCAATCCACCTTCCCTTTGACGAGCTCCGGCTTCTCCTGCAAACGGAACATCTCACACCCAGCAGGACAAGCAAAATTAACAGGGTAAGCAATGAATTTGAATGGACGATAATCAGACCCTTGTTTCGAGGTCCATTTGGCTCTTGAAGTTCGAAAGGGTAGCCACAGACGGGATTTTGAGTTTAGGCCTTTGCCAGTTTGTTATTTGTAAAAGCACCCATGAGATGCCATGACCACTTCTTTCCATCTAGCAATGCCCACTTTGTTGTCTGGTTATGGTTGCATCTTCTTCTTGATGTTGTTGCTGCCGAAAATGTAAGAGACGGCCGACGGACTTGGTCGTGATGATGTCTTCAGCAAAAACGACGGAGAGAATGAGCAGGGATCCTTTCTGCTCTTAACGACGGAGAGAATGATGCGGAAACTTCATATGATGGGTCTCACTGCTTACTTAATTACGGTCGTGACTAAGATCTCACACATTGATCATCCTAGCGTCACTGAGGTGGAATTCCTTGATCTATGGAGCTTGAATGGAGAAAGAGGGGAGCCAAATTTTCGCGGTACATCGttgaatggggaaaaaaaaaaatttccgtcttccaattgtgataattctcaaattttcaattcaaggTTATGACGGCCGCAACGGTAGCTCGAGATAGGGCGTCCAGTCAAGTTAAATCGTAGGTCGGCTTTCTAGCTAAAAGTTGTTGATCAAACGGATGGAGGACGTCCAAATCGCATGATTCCCGCTTGGAATGTTCACATTTCCATGCTTCTGCTGAAATTGTCTTCCCAAGGAGCTGTGTTGGATGATGGAAATGTTGGCTTGCGTTTGTTAGCAACACAAGAAATAAACTGACCCTCCAAAAGTTCTGCAATAATAAAGGACGACTGATAGTTCCATCGACTAGAAATTTCATATACAGTGGCTGCAAAGGTATCGGCTAAAACCAAACGCTCTAGACAGCGAGGAGAAGCAGTCCATGATTCCGCATTGAGCGCGACATGGTAGCCTCAGGACAATCACAAACAACAAGCACAGAAAGAGGCTTTCGTGTGCCCGATTCGACCGACTATTCGGTCGTATTCGCTCTTGCGGAACGCtattccttttttctgtttttccccctTGTTGTTTCCCTTTCGTTCTTATCGAACTTGTGAAACCGGGACCAAAGCCAAATGAACTGCTAGTTACAGAAGTGGACGACGGTAGTACAATGGCTTTTTGGGAAACAATCACGAATTTGTTCTTGAAGAATTAGAGAAAAGCATTGTGATAATTCGCATTTCATCTTGTACCACAATCACGAAGCTATTTATTGGACTATTTTAAGTACAAACTAGTAAAAAACATACCTAAAAAATACAGTTATAAGCCTGCAAATTAAGGAACCAATCTCGCAAATTAAGGGATACTAAGAAATCATTTCCTAACTAATTATTCATGGTTATTTCATAATAATCACAACTTAAAGATCAGGATAATTCAACACTCCTCCTCAAGCTCAGAAATAGATATTTTCCATTACCAGCTTGGAAATTATTTCATGAAAGGTCCCACCATTAGGTCCTTTGATCAGCACATTTGCTAGTTGATTTCCAGATGGTAGGTAGGACATGAAGATCAACCCCTCTTCTAGCTTTTCTTTGATGAAGTGTCTGTTAATTTCAATAGACTTCGTCCTATCATATTGTTCGGTGTTATGAGCAATGTTAATTGCTGATTAATTGTCACAATACAGGTTCATAGGACCCTCCCactcaattttcaaatcttatagGATGATTTTGAGCCATAATAGCTCGCATATTCCTTGGGTCattgcttgaaattttgattcagCACTTAATCTTGCAACtacattttgttttttactcCTCCAAGT
The sequence above is drawn from the Rhodamnia argentea isolate NSW1041297 chromosome 9, ASM2092103v1, whole genome shotgun sequence genome and encodes:
- the LOC115752981 gene encoding protein NRT1/ PTR FAMILY 4.5-like; this encodes MDLETREKPELVKGKVDWKGRTALRHKHGGMRIGLLILATFGFEQMATIALAVNLVTYFNGVLHYDFADAANQLTNFMGSSYILSIVVAALADMYMGRFNATLISGCVEFLGLALLTVQAHYPGLRPPTCNIFNPTAHCEKVGGGNAALFFIALYLLAVGSAGIKAALPAHGADQFDDKDPREARSMSSFFNLVLLIVCLGGAASLTLIVWIQDNKGWDRGFGLSTIAMFLGVVLFTLGSPMHWIQPVQGTNTIVEIVQVYVAAIRNRKLQLPEDPAELYEIDKDAEAAGEEEFLPHRDTFRFLDKAAVKDTPALQHRQSESQNPWKMCRMTQVESAKIVLGMLPIFCCTIIMTLCLAQLQTFSIQQGLTMDTSIGSFKIPPASLPIIPVSFLIIIVPVYDRLIVPFARKITGHPTGITHLQRIGVGLVLSSISMAVAATVEVKRKKVARDHGMLDAIPVAQPLPMSVFWLSFQYFIFGIADMFTYVGLLELFYSEAPKGIKSLSTCFLWCSMALGFFFSSILVKIVNRATEGVTRSGGWLAGNNINRNHLNLFYMLLSILSISNFFVYLFAASRYKYRPRIVPVVSN